From the Polaribacter tangerinus genome, the window TTATCCATCCTACTTTCTTTCTCCATGCTTCATAGCTTTGCTTAAGTTTTAATGCATCTTTAGGAGGATGTTGGTTTTCTTTTTTTGCGATATTATTTAAAATTTCAGTTTGTTCCTCTATAGAATTTAATCCAATTGATTTTCTTCTCTTGTTAACTTTTATTATACATTCAAGAGGATTCGGTGCTAACTTACCATTTTTATCCCAGTCAAATTGTGTACCAAAAAATTGTTTTTTATTCTCAAATACTGCAATTCTGTCTTTTAAATACGCATTATTTATTTTACTAGCATTGTTTTCTTTAACAACTATTTCTAGAAGTTTTTGACATTTTTTCATAAATTGTGGTTTGCTAATTGCATGCTGAATTATTAACCACGCTGCCTCATGTGCTTCTTTTCCAACTTTTTGAATTGTTGGATATCCATGTTTATCAATAATTGTTTCTAATATTTTAGCATTTTCAATATGAATTTTTTCCATTTCTGGGTGATATTCATCATTAAGTATACCTTTCCTAATTAATTCATCTCTAACTCTTATATCAGTATTTTTTAATTTTATAATTAGACTAGCTATTTTATCAAAATCAGCCATAAAACATTTTACCTTCTCAAAAGTGAGAAGTTTCCTTTTTTGTTGATTATTGGTTTGTTATTATCTGCAGGCACAAGTGTAATATTGTACCAATAATCGTCTGATGGGAGTAGTTTGCTGTTGTATGTTCCGTTCCATCCGTTGCTATCTATTGGTATTTCTGCTACGAGTTTACCGAATCTGTTAAAGATGGTAATTTTGGCATTAGGATAAAATGTTTTGTTGGCACCTTTTATAATCCAAGTATCATTTTTACCATCTCCATTAGGGGTAAAAAATTTAGGGAATTGCAATACAGATAATTGCAAAGTAGCATCAGGAGCACAGCCATTTTTATCATTTACAATTAGGGTATAAATTCCGCCTTCTAAGTTTTCAAAGATTGTTTCATCTTGAAAAGGAGTAGTGGTATTTAGATCTTCATTTCTCAGTGCAAATTGGTAGTTGCCAATTCCGATATTATTGGATATGGTATCAATAGAAACAGAGAGGTTATTTTCTCGATTCAAGGCATTTGCTTCATCAACAATTGTTACAAAGCTTCTTTCTATCGTTGCAGGATTAGAAGCGTTTACGGTTATGGTTTGACTTCTAGAGCAATTGGTTCCGTTGGTAGTGGTTGCGGTAACGGTGTAATTTCCTCCTTTGTTAATAGGCGCTGTTTGTGTATTCGCTACAATATTACCCAGCGCATCGGTCCATAGATAGTTGTAAATTCCTGCGGGATTTTCAGCTTCAAGAAACATTGGAGTATCATTTAAACAAATAATTTGCGGACTCGTAATAGCAAAGCTAGGTAAAGGGTTTACGATTACTTGAAAAGAGGCATCATCGTTTACACATCCAGTAGCTTTGTTTTGTATGCGCACAAAAAAGGTTTCTGTGGTATTGGTGTTTGTATATGGCGATGCTACGGCGTTTGTACCGTTGGTTGCTTGTTGTGGTGTTTTGTGAAAGGTTACCTCAAAATCGTCTGTGTCTTGAGAAGCACCAAGGAGTTTTGGAATTTGACTGTCTAAATCAATGGATTGAATAATTCCGTTTGTATCATCACCATCTGCATCATCATCGCAATAGGAGAGATTAGAGACAGGCGTAAACACAGGTTCTTTATTAATAATTACTTTAAAATTAGAGAGGTAGTTTACACAATTAGTTTCGGTATTTACAATTCGTACATAAATTGTTTCTTGGTATGGTGTTGTGTTTTCTATGGGAGAACTCAGCGGATTATTTCCGTTTTGAGCTTCTAAAAATTCTCTGTGATAGGTAATCTTAAATTTGGTAGGATCTTGAGTGCCAAGAATAGTACTTGTTTGTAATTCTAGATTGATGTTTTTAGAGTAACCGTTAATAGCCGAACCATCTAAGGCATCATCACAGACTTCTAAATCTGAGACAAAGTTTGCTGTAGGAACTTTATTAACAATTACAAAGAAAGAGGTGTGGTCTGTAAAACAACCGGTAATTTTATTGGTAACTCGAACAAATATTTCTTGCTGGTCTTTGGTGGTGTTTTTAAAAGGAGAAGCAAGCGGATTGCTGCCAGAGTTGGCTTCTTCTGCCGATTTGTGGTAGGTAACCTCAAAATCGGAAGGAGATTGAGAGCTGCCTAAAATACGCGCATCGTTGTCGGTAAGCATAAAACCATCTACAAAACCATCCGTAGAGAGTCCGCTAACAGCATCATCACACAAGGTTAAATTTTCTGCAGCATTGGCAATTGGAACAGAATTAATTTGAACATAAAATTGTCCTAAACCTTGGCAATCGTTATTTACATTGCTTAAAATTTTATAATAAATAGGAAATTGAATTCCTTGAGTTGTGGTAGTTACTTCATTTTTCGAAATATCATTTCTAAAGTTTGATATATCTATTTCGTTTAAGCTACTGCTTCGATCATCTTTATTTTCAAAGAAAGAAACGGTAGTATTAGCAGGAGCATTAATACCTGATAAAATGGCTGTCTTGTCTAGAGTAAAGGCAGAAATATTGTCTGTATCGTTGTTTAAACTTGGATTATCATCTCCATTTGGCGCAAGAAAATCGTCACAAACAGGAGTTTGAATAGTATTGTAGGCATTGTCTGATGTAGCACCAACATTAATGGTTAAGCTAACAATATCTCTTGTACACCCAAAAGAAGTGGTAACCTTCGCATAGACAGTTTTAGATGTATTAATAGGAATAGCGTATGAAGTAATATTTGTAATTTTTGTTGTTCCTAAATTATCTTCAAAATACTCAAATGAAATACCTGCACTTTCTGATATTGATGTCTCTGCGAGTGTTAAATTTACTGTGGTTGTGGTACTAGTATCGGTGTCACTTACACAATGATTAAAAACAGGATTAGGTTTAATTACAGGTAAAGGATCTACTATTAATTCGATGGTTTTGCTAGCGTCATAACAATCGGCATTATTTATGTTTTCTACTCTAATAAAAACAGTTGTATTGTTTGTAACGCTGTAATCGGTGTCTTTATTTATTATTGTGCTACTATCATTAGTTTCTGCACCAGCCAAAGAAGTATGATATGAAACATTAAACTGGGAGCTTGGTAAACTTCCTAATATTTCTGAGTCTCTGGTGTTTAATACAAATGTATTGATTATTCCGTCTGTATCGTCGCCACTTTCTAAATTATCACAAATTCTGTAGGGCTCAGGTTGTGTTGCAATAGGTAATTCTGTAACGATTAAGTTAAAATCAGTAATATCGTAGCAGGCACTTGGTGCTTTTTTATTTTGAACTCTGGCATAAATGGTTTGTGAGCCAAACGAAGTAAGGTTTTTATAATTAGATGGTATGGTATCAACTCCTATTGTTGCTTTTGCAAGATCATCAAAATATAAAATTTCAAAATTTGCAGGGTTGGCAGTACCCAAAATTTCTGATGCTGTTAAAGCTCTCAAGTCAAAAGTATTAAACCCGTCATTATCTTCATCACAAACAGGAGGTATATTTGTACTGTTTGCTTTAGCAGCTTCAAAAACGTCTACATTAAAAGTACCATTGTATTCTATATCATTTCCACATTCGTCTTTAAGGTTTATTTTTAATGTATAAGCTCCAATATCTGCTGTGCTAATATTATTTAAGTTTAATTTATAATCTGGTGCAGCAGCAGATAATATCGTTTTTGTGGTTCCGTTGTCAAACGCCCATTCATATATAATATCTGTTCCAGTAACTTTTTCTGGGGTAATCGTTTTATTTTCTCCAATACAAAATTGCAAATCTTTAAAGTTTATTACTTCATTGGTTTCCTTGTCTTTAATTTCTATTGGTAATAACAAAGATGATAGAAAAGGAGGTAAGCCTTGCGATGCGGTTACTGCGCCTTCTCCAACTTTAACAGATAAGTGAGAGTAATTGCAAGCATCTTTTAATTGTTCTGGTCTGTTAATTACACTAATAAAATTAGATTGGTTAGACGTCCAATATATTTTCCCATCAGGACCTAGTTGTAGTGCGCCTCTAGAATTAAAATAGGTATGAATTAAATAAATGCTTTCATTTATTTCTTCGATAGTTGGTTTGGTTAAATCTATTTGATAAAGTGATTCATTGGCATCTCTAAAGTTTCCGGTGGATAAATACAATCTAGAACTAGAAGGAGAGAACTCTACACCATAAACATTATCAAAAATATTTATTCTATTAGTAATCGTAGAATTTTTAAAATTAGTTACTTTCCCTGTTTGGTCATCAAAATCGAAAATAAAAGCTCCTTCTGGCATGTTACCAGCAACGAGTGTTGTTCCGTCTGGAGAAACTTTTAGGTAACCTCTTGGATCTTGGCTGGAGTATGTTGGAACTTTGCTGATAGTTGGATTGTTTATATTTACCCCAGAATTATCAACTTTATAGGCATAAAACGTATCAAAAAAAGTAGATATTACCCAAAAGGCATTACATTCTTTAGCTCTAACTGCGGTAACTTTTTCAGACCAATTTACATGGTTTACTACGCTTCCTAAACTAACAGGTCCGGCCACAACATCTCCATTACCGCCATTGGCAGACATATCTATAGTATAATACCAAAAACCAGCATTGTCACTAGAACGAGCACCTACTGTAAATAAATAATAAATATTCGGTTTTCCTGGTGCAGGTACTGTTAATGCTGCTTGTGAGCTAGATGCATCTCCCTGTAATCCCACTCCGTTTGGCATCGGGCTATTATTTTTATCCCAAACGGTTAAGTTTTTTGAATTTGTTGAGGGGGCACCCACATAAAACAATAAGTTTCCGTTTACATCAGAAAAAGAAGAGCACCCCTCTAGAGTGCTCAGACTACTGCCATTAACTGGTACTGGTTTCCCAGAGTTAAAATCTAATGCAGCATTGTTACCAAAGTACCAAAAGTTGGCTTCTTTTTGGGCAAAAGAAATAGATACAGTAAAAAAAAATAATATAGGGAATAAGTACTTCATTTGATGTTTTTAATATTCTAAAACTCAAATATATTTAAAAACTACTACAAATCCCTCTTTTTTAACAAAGCATAAGACAAATAGATGAATATAAAAGTCCAAATTAGTACAATACTTACACTAAAGAATTCTACCGAATAATTTTTTGTAAAAGTTTCGCCAATTTGAGAAGCTACAGATTTTACAGCTCCTAATCTAGAAAATGGTTCTTTAATAAGGTTTGAAAGAGCTTCTAAAGGTAAAAACTGCATAATAGCATTAACTTTCTCAGAAATATTTTCCTCTCCTCTAAGGTTAATGAATAAAAAACCTCGAAAAAGGTTTTCAATAATAGACCAAACAACCATAGCTCCTACAGCGAAGGCAGATCTTTTTACTAAAATTCCAAAGAATAAACCCATGCTAAAAAAGCCTACAAGCTTAATAAAAAAGGCAAACAAGTAGCTTAAATCAGTAACAATAATAGAAATTTCGTTATAGTCTGAATACACAAAACCTAATATTAAAGAAACAACAAAAACAAATAGGGTAGAAATACAAGCAAAAGCAAGCACAGCGTAAAATTTAGACAGTATAAACTCTTTTTTACTTAAGCCATCTATAAGGTTTTGTTTTAATGTTTTATAGCTATATTCATTAGACATCATTGAAACTATAACTAATAATAAAAAGAATTTTAAGATAGCGGCAATGTAAGTATTAAAGTGCCAGATATAAGGAAAGTTAAAAATTCCCATTTCGGCAAGATGAAACTTTATGGGACCAATATTAAATTTTATAGCAGCAATTAATGCAATACATGTAAGAAGTCCGAAATAAATTAGAGATAGTACTTTACTTGCTGTGTTGTATTTTAATTTATGAAACTCTATGGTTAAAAGGCGTAACATTTATGTTTTATTTTAGTTGATATTTTTTGAAAGTTTGCACTGTTTTAAACAATTTAATTATTGTTTGTTAAATCTAAAAACTGCTGTTCTAAACTTGGTTTCCTTTTAACAAGGTGACTTAAAACAATACCTTTCTTAAAGAGAAAAGCATTCATTTCTTCAGCAGAAATACTTTCGTTTAGAGTGGCAATAATAGTTTCTTGTTCTTTAGACACTTTGTGTATTGCACTTAACTCTTTAAGCGCTTTTATTAAAAGAGTATCATCTTTTGCTACTTTTAATTCAAAGAAGCCTTTAGAAGCAGTCATTTCATCAACTCTACCGCTGTACAATTTTATTCCTTTTCTAATAACTACTACATGAGAGCAAACTTTTTCTACCTCGTCGAGTAGGTGAGAAGCCAATAATATGGTAGTTCCTGTACTAGCAATTTTATTAATTATAGTTCTAATTTCGTGAATTCCTTGAGGGTCTAAACCATTTGTAGGCTCATCTAAAATAAGTATTTCAGGATCATTTAGTAGTGCAGATGCAATAGCCAAACGCTGTTTCATACCCAAAGAAAATGTTTTAAACTTACTGTTTTTTCTTTCAAAAAGATTTACTGTTTTAAGTTTTTCATCAATTTTTTCAGATGATATTCCTTTGATTGTACAGATTAACTTTAAATTTTGCTCAGCAGTCATGTATGGATAAAAGTTGGGTCTCTCTATAATAGCACCCACTTTTTTTAAAGCCTCGTGAGTAGATAACTTTCCGTTAAACCAAGAAAATGAACCAGAGGTTCGGTTTACTACATTTAAAATAATTCCTAGAGTGGTAGATTTTCCACTTCCATTTGGACCAAGTATGCCATAAACATTTCCTTTTTGTATATCAAAAGAAAGGTTATTAACAGCATGAACTGATCCGTATTTTTTATCGAGGTTTTTGAGAGATAAGATTGTTTCCAAGTAAAAAAGTATTTAGTCGATTATGTTATTTAAGACGACTAATTTACACTTTTGTTACCAAATGTGGTGATATCAAATAAAATTGTAACCAAAAAGTTACAAGATGAAAGTTTGACAAGTAAATTTTATGTTGATTATCTATGTGATATTAATACTCATTATAGTCAAAATCATCATCGAAATGACCATATTCATCATCATTATCATCGTCTGCAAAAGGATCTTCTAGTTTATCGGCAATAAATTCTTTATCGGGAGCTTTTTCTGGAATTTCCCCCACAGAGAGTATAATTTGAGGTAAGTTTTCTTTATTTTCTGTTGATATTTCAATCACCTCAACATAAAAAGTCCACATTTTTAAAAAATCGTAAACATAAATTAATTTATCATTCTCTTGAGGTAATGTTTCACTTAAAGTACAATTGTGCATACAAATACCTGTTCCTGCTTCCTCCATATTAAACAAAGGTATTTCTTCCCCTTGGTTCCATTCGTTATCAGTTCTGTAAAAAGAGGCCATTTCTTGCCCTTCAAAACCAAATGACTTGGCAATACTTAAATGAAAGCTTTCTAAACTAATAGAATCGCCTACTAAAATAGTTCTAATTACATCTTCTTTACTGTCTAAAATTACCCGTATTTTGTACATATTATGCTTTAACTTTTCTGCAACAAAAATACAATTTTTTATATGTATTTTTACATATTTAATATATGAATATGGATAAGTCTACTATTTTAAATGCCTTTAATGAACGGTCGAAAAATACACTAATGGAAACTCTTGATATTGAATATATTGATGTAGGAGATGATTTTTTAACAGCTAAAATGCCTGTTACTTCAAAAGTGCATCAACCTTATGGACAACTTCATGGAGGAGCCACTGCGGCTTTAGCAGAAAGTGTAGGTAGTGCTGCTTCTAATTTTTTTATACACAACGAGCGTCAATTTATAAACGGAATTCAATTGTCTATCAATCATATAAAGAGTATGAAAGAGGGAATTGTATTTGCCACAGCAAAAAATATTCACAAAGGTAGAACGACTCATTTGTGGGAGGTGAAAGTTACCGATGAGGAAGGTAATTTAATCTCGGTAGCAAAAATGACAAATATTGTTTTAGATATTAAAAAATAATACTTTTTACAAGATATTTATGAACTCTAAAATAGCAGATTTTTTTTCTAAGAAACTTCCTTTTGTGGTTTATAGAAAGCCAAACGAAAATTTAATAAATGGTTTATTTATGAACAATTCTAAGTTAGTCTTTACCCAAGATTTTAACGAAGAGGGTTTTGTTTTTGCTCCTTTTGATAGTGATAAAAAAGCTGTTTTATTTCCAATTGATAACGCTACTTTAATTTCAGAAAGTTTTCATAGTAACATAATTAACAAGCAAGTATTAGCTAAACAAAATAGTGTTGATGACATTAAAAACGCTCATTTAAAGATTGTAAAAAATGCTATAGAAAAAATTAGTCAAGGAGATTTAAAAAAAGTGGTCATTTCTAGAAAAGAGTTAGTATCATTAAATAGTTTTGATGTTATTTCTCTATACAACAAACTTTTAACTACATATGCAACTGCTTTTGTATATGTTTGGTATCACCCAAAAGTTGGTTTATGGTTTGGAGCTTCTCCAGAAACTCTTTTAGAAACTACCAATACTCATTTTAAAACAATGTCTTTGGCAGGAACACAATTAGACAAAGGAACAGCCAATATTATTTGGCAAGCTAAAGAGTTGGAGGAGCAGCAAATGGTTACCACTTTTATAGAAAAACAGCTTCGCGATATTTCGTCAGATTTAAAAACGTTTACCACAGAAACTGTAAAAGCTGGCTCTTTGCTACATTTAAGAACCAAGGTTACTGGTGTTTTAAAGCCTAAGACTTCTTTAAAAAATTTGATAAGAGCTTTGCATCCAACACCGGCGGTTTGTGGATTGCCAAGAGATAAGGCAAAGGAATTTATACTTCATAATGAAACCTATGACAGAACTTTTTATACCGGATTTTTAGGTGAAATTAATTTTAAAAGCCAAGAAGATAATACTCTTAAAACAGCACTTTTTGTTAATTTAAGATGCATGAATATTAAAGATAAAGATGCTTGTATTTATGTAGGAGGTGGTATCACTAAAGAAAGCGACCCACTAAAAGAGTGGGAAGAAACAGTTTCTAAATCTTTAACAATGAAAAAAGTACTTATTTAATTCTATACTATTATTATTCTTTCCTTCAATTATACAAAAAACCACCTTAGTAATTTAAGGTGGTTTTTAAAGCTATTAAATTCAAATTAATTACACAAAAGAGGGTTACAAAGCCTCTCTTAAAAATTAATTACCAAGTATTGTGCCAAACTGTAATATCTAATTAAAAATATAATTATTTTAACTTTAACTTAATTTTTTAACAAAAATAACGACTCCAATTATAGAATCGTTATTTTTAAGAATATTATAATATTTTATAGCTATTGCTTATATAGCATGTTTGTGAGCTTTGTATGAAGAGCGCACTAATGGTCCACTTTCCACATACATAAAGCCCATTTCTAAGCCTATGGTTTCGTATTTTTTAAACTGTTCTGGTGTTATAAATTCTTTTAGTGGTAGGTGCATTTTTGTTGGTTGTAAATACTGTCCAATAGTAATAATATCACAATTTACATCACGCAAATCTTTCATGGTTTGTATTACTTCTTCTTCTGTTTCACCAAGTCCCAGCATTAAACCAGTTTTTGTTCGCATTCCGTTTTGTTTTAAATATCTTAAAACTTCCAAACTTCTATCGTACTTTGCTTGAATTCTTACCTCCCTTGTTAATCTTCTAACAGTTTCCATATTATGAGAAACTACCTCTGGATGAACTGCTATAATTCTATCCATTTGTTTCGTATTTCCTTGAAAATCTGGAATTAAGGTTTCTAGAGTCGTATTCGGATTTGCTCTCCGTATAGCTTCTACAGTTTCTGCCCAAATTATAGAACCACCATCTTTTAAGTCATCCCTATCTACAGAGGTTATTACGGCGTGTTTAATACCCATAATTTTTATTGAACGGGCTACTTTTTCAGGTTCGTCCCATTCTACCGTTTCTGGTCTTCCTGTTTTTACTCCACAAAAGCCACAAGAACGTGTACAAATATTTCCTAAAATCATAAATGTAGCCGTTCCTTCTCCCCAACATTCTCCCATATTCGGACAACTACCACTTGTACAAATGGTGTTTAGTTTGTATTTATCTACCAAACCACGTAATTCGGTATATTTTTTTCCAACAGGAAGTTTTACACGAAGCCATTTTGGTTTTTTAGGTCTTTCTGGAGCTATTACAGATTCTATTGCCATTTTTATTGAATTTGAAATGCAAAGATACAAAGGAAAGATTAAAATTGTTGTTAAAATCTAACGAAGAGTGAGGGCTTTAGATTCTTTTAAGAAAAAATAATTTAATAATAAATTCTATGAAGTTATTTTTTTTACTAAAGAATTTTTTACAAACTAATTATAAACCATAAGCTAAAACTGATTAGAAAAATAATACCAATAATGCTTACTATTTTTAAATAAATACCAGGTCTGTAATTTTCTGGTGTATGTTTCCCAGTGATTAATTTGTAATTTAAAATAGCGTAAAAAGGAGCTGTTAGAAATGATAATATGGTCGCAATTTTAATAAGCATTCCCATATTGTTTATAAAATAGTTGAGAATACAAAAAGTGCCAATAAATAGTAGAAATATCCAAAACCAGTAACCTTTCTTAAAGCGAGTATTAAAAAGAAGATTCGTTGTTTTATTCATTGCTCTTGGCGAAGCATCTAAAGTTGTTATTGTCGTACTAAACATTGTTGTAAAAGCGGCAATTGCTATGAATATATATGAGTAGCTTCCTAAGTTTTTTGTATATAAGTTAATGAGTTGTTGTGCAAAAAGTCCTCCTTTATCAGAAAAATTTTCTCCAGATTTATACATCACTAAGGCCCCTAGAAGAACAAAACATATTCCTAAAAATAAGGCTCCTAAATATCCGATATTAAAATCGAATATCGCAGCATTTTTTGAAGCTCTTTTTAAGTTACTTTTGTCTTTTTCTACAGACCAAATAGAATGCCAAATAGAAATGTCTAGTGGTGCAGGCATCCATCCTAAAAATGCAATAAGAAATGTAATTTCTACACTACCAGATGGTAAAATTTGGGCAACATTAAAGGCTTCTTTTGTGTTTGTAAATGCAACTAAAAGTGCAATAATGGTGCTAATGGTTAGAATAGCTATTATGTACTTCATTAGGTTGTCTAAGAGTCTGTATTTTCCAAATAGCAGAATAAAAATACTCACTAACATTATAATAACAGACCACGTTACTAAATTTGTGGTAATGCCAAATATTTGAGAAGCTAAACCAGCGGTTACGATAGTTACAGCCGCTTGAATGGTAAACATGGTAGCAAAATTAATTAGGTAATAAATAGCGAGTAATGGTTTGCCCATTTTTTTATAACCATCTAACAAGGTTTCTCCTGTTGCTGCTGCATATCTTGGTCCAAACTGAAAAAACGGATATTTGAAAATATGTGCTAAAAAAACTGCCCAAATAAGTCCAAATCCAAATTCTGCACCAGCTCTTGTAGACTGTACCAAATGTGAAACACCAATTGCAGCACCAGCAAACAGTAATCCAGGTCCAATAGATTGTAGAATTTTTTTTCTCATTATCGGTTCTATTTTAAGTAGTTTTAAGCTAAAATAGTAGCACTTAAGTTACATTGCTAATATCAATTTTATAAAAAAGTTAGTTTTTGTTTATAATGGCAGCAAGTAGTTTTTTTGCTCTTAAAAGTTTAACCTTAACATTATTAATTGGTTCTTCTATTTGCATAGAGATTTCTTTGTAGCTTAATTCTTGAAAATAACGTAATTGAATTACTTGTTGGTATTTAGGCTTTAATTGCTTAATGTCTTGTAAAAGTTTTGCTAAGTTTTGTTCTCCTATTATTTTGTCTTCGGGAGTTGGACTTTCATCAATAACTAAATAAACCTTGTCTTCTTGCTCTTTTGTTGTTTCAATAGAGTTGTTTTTTTTTCGAAGTAAATCGATATGGATATTTTTAGATATTGTTATTAGCCATGTTTTAAATACATAGGTATCGTTATAACTTTCAATTTTATCAAAAGCTTTTGAAAATGTTTGAATAGTAATATCTTCAGCATCATTCTCGCTTTTTGTTCTTTTAAGCTGATAATTATATACTTGAGGCCAAAATAAATCTAGTATATAACGAAAAGCAGCCTGATTACCATTTTTTGCTTTGTTTATATAGTCCGATAAATTAGTGCGTTCTATTTCCAATGAGTTGGTTTTGATATAAAATTTGTTATAAAGATACTAAATTGAAATAATAATAAGCCAATTTCTAGTAAGGGTATATAAAATGTAATACCTCTTTCTTTAAACTTATTTGCCACTAAAGTTAGTACTGTAATCTGTACACCAAAATAGAGGCAAAAACTTACAGAAACAAATTCAAAAGAGTAGGAGATCGCCAAAAATATACCTATTATATATATCATAATTTTAGTAAAAAAGAAATTGGCAAGAAGTATTTTGTGCTTATTTTGATAATAATTAGCTGTAGAAATATGTCTTCTTTTTTGTCGAAACCATTTTTTAAATGAGGAGGGAGCATTTGAAATAGTAAAACTTTTGGGGTGTATGCAAAGAGTTGTGTTTTCTTTATTGGCAGCATCTTGTATAAATAAATCGTCATCTCCAGATTTTATATGCAAGTGACTTGCAAAACCTTTTACTTTATAAAACTCCTTTTTCTGATATGCCAAATTTCTTCCAACTCCCATATATGGAATTCCTATTTTGGCATAACTGAAATATTGAATTGCAGTTAATAAAGTTTCGAAACGCACAAACAAATTTACTAGAGTTTTGTTTCTTTTGTATTTACCATATCCTAAAACAATGGTCTTATTTTGGTTAAAGTACTTTGCTGTTTCAGAAATCCAAAATTTTGAGGCTGGTTTACAATCTGCATCTGTAAAAAAATAAGGTTTCATACTTTGCAGCTTTAATACCTAGGGTAAGTGCATATTTTTTATTCCCCCAGAAATTTTCGTTATTTTCTACATTAACAATTTTAACATTATCGTTCTCTTTTTGAAATTCTTTCATAACAGAAAGAGTTTCATCAGTAGAACCATCGTTTATAAGTACAACTTCAAAAGAATGGTAAGATTGATTTAGAATTGTTGGTATGTTTTCCCGTAGATTTTCAGCTTCATTTTTTGCACATACTAATACTGAAACACCATTTATGCCACTACTTTTATGAGTAGTGTTTTTGTGAAAAAGTAATGATGAAAATAAAATATAATACAGAATTTGTATGCCAATAAAAGCCACAAATATGCAGATAAGAATGGCTATAATCATCTATAAAAATGTAAATTAGTTGTGTTGTGGCTCAGAGCATGAAGCATATTCTTCTGGCGTTTTACCGCAAAAACCACAAGATTCTCCTTCTTTATTTAACATAGGATTTTGACTGGCACAAGTTCCAGCAAATTTACCGTCTTTTTTTGCCCAAATTTTAATAGCAATTCCGGCTACACCTAAACCTAATAATCCTAAAGTAAGAAGTAGTAATTTCATAAATTTAATTTCTAATACAAAGATACATAATCTACATTTTATCAAAAAAGAATAGATCACTAAATTTTTAAGTACTAATCATAAAGCTTCCTAAGCTTATAGGCTTTTAAAAATTAGTAATTAAATAGAATTTAAAATAGTTGTTATTGTATGATATTTACTTCAATTTCGAGTGAAATGTCAAATTTTTCGATAACAGATTTTTGAATTTTTTTAGCTAAATTATAAATTTCTATACCTGTGGCATTGCCATAGTTAACTAGTACC encodes:
- a CDS encoding DUF6624 domain-containing protein — protein: MADFDKIASLIIKLKNTDIRVRDELIRKGILNDEYHPEMEKIHIENAKILETIIDKHGYPTIQKVGKEAHEAAWLIIQHAISKPQFMKKCQKLLEIVVKENNASKINNAYLKDRIAVFENKKQFFGTQFDWDKNGKLAPNPLECIIKVNKRRKSIGLNSIEEQTEILNNIAKKENQHPPKDALKLKQSYEAWRKKVGWIN
- a CDS encoding T9SS type B sorting domain-containing protein, whose product is MKYLFPILFFFTVSISFAQKEANFWYFGNNAALDFNSGKPVPVNGSSLSTLEGCSSFSDVNGNLLFYVGAPSTNSKNLTVWDKNNSPMPNGVGLQGDASSSQAALTVPAPGKPNIYYLFTVGARSSDNAGFWYYTIDMSANGGNGDVVAGPVSLGSVVNHVNWSEKVTAVRAKECNAFWVISTFFDTFYAYKVDNSGVNINNPTISKVPTYSSQDPRGYLKVSPDGTTLVAGNMPEGAFIFDFDDQTGKVTNFKNSTITNRINIFDNVYGVEFSPSSSRLYLSTGNFRDANESLYQIDLTKPTIEEINESIYLIHTYFNSRGALQLGPDGKIYWTSNQSNFISVINRPEQLKDACNYSHLSVKVGEGAVTASQGLPPFLSSLLLPIEIKDKETNEVINFKDLQFCIGENKTITPEKVTGTDIIYEWAFDNGTTKTILSAAAPDYKLNLNNISTADIGAYTLKINLKDECGNDIEYNGTFNVDVFEAAKANSTNIPPVCDEDNDGFNTFDLRALTASEILGTANPANFEILYFDDLAKATIGVDTIPSNYKNLTSFGSQTIYARVQNKKAPSACYDITDFNLIVTELPIATQPEPYRICDNLESGDDTDGIINTFVLNTRDSEILGSLPSSQFNVSYHTSLAGAETNDSSTIINKDTDYSVTNNTTVFIRVENINNADCYDASKTIELIVDPLPVIKPNPVFNHCVSDTDTSTTTTVNLTLAETSISESAGISFEYFEDNLGTTKITNITSYAIPINTSKTVYAKVTTSFGCTRDIVSLTINVGATSDNAYNTIQTPVCDDFLAPNGDDNPSLNNDTDNISAFTLDKTAILSGINAPANTTVSFFENKDDRSSSLNEIDISNFRNDISKNEVTTTTQGIQFPIYYKILSNVNNDCQGLGQFYVQINSVPIANAAENLTLCDDAVSGLSTDGFVDGFMLTDNDARILGSSQSPSDFEVTYHKSAEEANSGSNPLASPFKNTTKDQQEIFVRVTNKITGCFTDHTSFFVIVNKVPTANFVSDLEVCDDALDGSAINGYSKNINLELQTSTILGTQDPTKFKITYHREFLEAQNGNNPLSSPIENTTPYQETIYVRIVNTETNCVNYLSNFKVIINKEPVFTPVSNLSYCDDDADGDDTNGIIQSIDLDSQIPKLLGASQDTDDFEVTFHKTPQQATNGTNAVASPYTNTNTTETFFVRIQNKATGCVNDDASFQVIVNPLPSFAITSPQIICLNDTPMFLEAENPAGIYNYLWTDALGNIVANTQTAPINKGGNYTVTATTTNGTNCSRSQTITVNASNPATIERSFVTIVDEANALNRENNLSVSIDTISNNIGIGNYQFALRNEDLNTTTPFQDETIFENLEGGIYTLIVNDKNGCAPDATLQLSVLQFPKFFTPNGDGKNDTWIIKGANKTFYPNAKITIFNRFGKLVAEIPIDSNGWNGTYNSKLLPSDDYWYNITLVPADNNKPIINKKGNFSLLRR
- a CDS encoding ABC transporter permease — translated: MLRLLTIEFHKLKYNTASKVLSLIYFGLLTCIALIAAIKFNIGPIKFHLAEMGIFNFPYIWHFNTYIAAILKFFLLLVIVSMMSNEYSYKTLKQNLIDGLSKKEFILSKFYAVLAFACISTLFVFVVSLILGFVYSDYNEISIIVTDLSYLFAFFIKLVGFFSMGLFFGILVKRSAFAVGAMVVWSIIENLFRGFLFINLRGEENISEKVNAIMQFLPLEALSNLIKEPFSRLGAVKSVASQIGETFTKNYSVEFFSVSIVLIWTFIFIYLSYALLKKRDL